A genome region from Eretmochelys imbricata isolate rEreImb1 chromosome 8, rEreImb1.hap1, whole genome shotgun sequence includes the following:
- the SOWAHA gene encoding ankyrin repeat domain-containing protein SOWAHA has translation MLRPNPSAAKRSPGGWGPRQALRLVASAARLEQRAGPALPPAGASAPRGRHRGRRGPCLGSRRGHTQVRLAYKSQTPPLAVPSPPPGRARLPPQRGATAERSRAPSQVRGMAEPEPEPSRAALLGFLREHGGQVRSAELRGRFKPLLEAGEPGERAARRERFTALVNSVAVVKELDGVKFVVLRKKLRAQAGGEPGEAAQPPEAPPEGAGQSGAGGQGPPPPRAPEPPPAAAESQSLKPVSELRGLFQSQDGETPGAPPGMPGAPRRGAPQKPCMLPVRCPQPAVGAEELPRQQEQPGHRARLQVGTLLDLPEPASPRSPHMKRRQVDEAGARSPHLRRVSKTQKVSEETGCIAAVPLESLEHEWLVKATAGQWSQRLHGLLLSDANLAGKRDFMSGFTALHWAAKSGNCDMVGKVIEVAKKGGTEIDVNAKSYGGYTPLHIAAIHGQEEVITTLVKTYRVKVHLRDYSGKKPHHYLKEGSSYAVRHLLGDPDLHNSVGHAFPIKKNPKIGASILSSTSTFLGVLSEDMPFYDLSRGLKKTSSLNKLLNASAGSRKKPKTRGTFLSYSSLVEAVEEEQEEEATVKHRPVSELFFSH, from the coding sequence ATGCTGCGGCCAAACCCTTCCGCTGCCAAGCgcagccctgggggctggggaccGCGCCAAGCCCTGCGGCTGGTGGCCTCTGCTGCGCGGCTTGAACAGCGGGCAGGACCCGCCCTCCCGCCGGCCGGAGCCAGCGCGCCCCGGGGCAGGCACAGGGGGCGCCGCGGGCCCTGCCTGGGAAGCCGCAGGGGTCACACTCAGGTGCGTCTCGCCTACAAATCCCAGACACCTCCGCTCGCGGTCCCTTCGCCACCCCCCGGCCGGGCTCGGCTCCCACCCCAGCGGGGAGCGACTGCCGAGCGGAGCCGCGCTCCCAGCCAGGTGCGGGGCATGGccgagccggagccggagccgagCCGGGCGGCCCTGCTGGGCTTCCTGCGGGAGCATGGCGGGCAGGTGCGGAGCGCGGAGCTGCGGGGCCGCTTCAAGCCGCTGCTGGAGGCCGGCGAGCCCGGGGAGCGAGCCGCCCGCCGCGAGCGCTTCACGGCGCTGGTGAACAGCGTGGCCGTGGTGAAGGAGCTGGACGGGGTCAAGTTCGTGGTGCTGCGGAAGAAGCTCcgagcccaggctgggggggagccGGGCGAGGCAGCGCAGCCCCCCGAGGCGCCTCCGGAGGGCGCCGGGCAGAGCGGGGCAGGCGGGCAGGGGCCGCCTCCGCCCCGCGCCCCCGAGCCGCCCCCTGCAGCCGCGGAGAGCCAGTCCCTGAAGCCTGTGTCCGAGCTGAGGGGGCTGTTCCAGAGCCAGGACGGGGAGACGCCTGGGGCCCCCCCGGGGATGCCCGGGGCCCCCAGGAGAGGGGCCCCCCAGAAGCCCTGCATGTTGCCAGTGCGCTGCCCGCAGCCGGCCGTAGGGGCTGAGGAGCTGccaaggcagcaggagcagcctGGGCACAGAGCCAGGCTGCAGGTGGGGACCCTGCTGGACCTCCCTGAGCCGGCCTCTCCCAGATCCCCGCACATGAAGAGGAGGCAAGTGGATGAGGCGGGTGCCAGGTCGCCCCACCTGCGAAGGGTGTCAAAGACTCAGAAGGTGAGCGAAGAAACTGGGTGCATTGCTGCCGTTCCCCTGGAGTCTCTGGAGCACGAATGGCTGGTGAAAGCCACCGCCGGCCAGTGGTCCCAGCGGCTTCATGGCCTCTTGCTGAGCGATGCCAATCTAGCAGGGAAAAGGGACTTCATGTCTGGGTTTACAGCTCTGCACTGGGCAGCTAAGAGTGGGAACTGTGACATGGTGGGGAAGGTCATTGAGGTGGCCAAGAAAGGTGGCACTGAAATTGATGTGAATGCCAAGTCCTATGGAGGTTACACGCCCCTCCACATCGCTGCCATACATGGCCAAGAAGAAGTCATTACCACATTGGTCAAGACATACCGTGTCAAGGTTCATCTGAGAGACTACAGTGGGAAAAAGCCACACCACTACTTAAAGGAAGGGTCCTCTTACGCAGTCAGGCATCTGCTGGGTGATCCTGACCTTCACAACAGTGTTGGACATGCCTTTCCAATCAAGAAAAATCCAAAAATTGGTGCCTCCATCTTGAGCTCCACCAGCACCTTCCTTGGAGTCTTATCTGAGGACATGCCCTTCTATGATCTAAGCAGGGGTCTGAAGAAGACTTCTTCCTTAAATAAGCTCCTTAATGCATCTGCAGGCTCAAGGAAGAAGCCTAAGACTAGGGGGACTTTCCTGTCTTATTCTTCTCTTGTCGAAGCCGTGGaggaagagcaggaggaggaggccaCAGTGAAACACAGACCAGTTTCTGAGCTGTTCTTCAGTCACTAG